One genomic window of Sporosarcina ureae includes the following:
- a CDS encoding sugar transferase, with protein sequence MVKRPMDFVLSLIAIIVLSPILLIVAILVRTKLGSPVLFKQKRPGLNEEIFTMYKFRTMTDQKDAEGNLLPDHVRLTKFGKLLRSTSLDELPGLFNIVKGDMSIIGPRPLLVQYLPLYNDHQKRRHEVKPGLSGLAQASGRNALSWEDKFNLDVKYVDHISFIGDWKIILMTIKKVIVREDISSETAATMEPFTGAKKEEINYE encoded by the coding sequence ATGGTAAAAAGACCAATGGATTTTGTTCTTTCGCTTATTGCCATCATTGTTCTTAGTCCTATACTTTTGATCGTAGCCATCCTAGTCAGAACAAAGCTAGGTAGCCCCGTGTTGTTTAAACAGAAGCGACCGGGTCTTAACGAAGAGATTTTCACGATGTATAAATTCAGGACTATGACGGATCAAAAAGACGCAGAAGGTAATCTATTACCTGATCACGTGAGACTGACAAAGTTCGGTAAGCTGTTGCGTTCTACATCACTAGATGAACTACCAGGACTTTTTAATATTGTAAAAGGTGATATGTCCATAATCGGACCACGACCGTTACTAGTTCAATATTTGCCATTGTACAATGACCATCAAAAACGACGTCATGAAGTAAAGCCTGGATTATCTGGATTGGCACAAGCCAGTGGTAGAAATGCGTTAAGTTGGGAAGATAAATTTAATCTAGATGTTAAGTATGTAGATCATATCAGTTTCATCGGGGATTGGAAGATTATCTTGATGACGATTAAGAAAGTGATTGTGAGAGAAGATATTAGTTCGGAGACGGCTGCTACTATGGAGCCGTTCACGGGTGCTAAAAAGGAAGAAATCAACTATGAGTAA